The following proteins are encoded in a genomic region of Aquella oligotrophica:
- the lpdA gene encoding dihydrolipoyl dehydrogenase, with protein sequence MSILEIRVPDIGGHSDVNVAEVYVKIGDKINIDDNLIMLETDKATMEVPADKAGTITEVLVKVGSKINEGDVIIKVEAAGETKSADPAPATKEVPAKEITAPQAATAPAPVAGEISCDVVVLGAGPGGYTAAFRSADLGLNTVLIEKHPTLGGVCLNVGCIPSKALLHVAKVINEADEMSHHGVSFGKPALDIDKIRDFKSGVVGKLTKGLDGLAKQRKVQKVQGLAKFTSPYTIEVDTAEGKKTVRFKNAIIAAGSHSFKVPGFPFDDPRVIDSTGALTLENIPERMLVVGGGIIGLEMAEVYSTLGSKITVVELGDGLIPGADRDVVKVLENRVKKRYEAILTKTKCAKVEPKIDGIWVTFEGPGAPTEPQKFDKILVAAGRRPNGKTIGAEAAGVIVQDNGFIPADKQQRTNVSHIYAIGDVIGQPMLAHKAVHEGRVAAENCAGMKSFFDARVIPGIAYTDPEVAWVGVTETEAKAQGLEIEVGKFPWAASGRALGNGRDDGFTKIITDKNTHKIIGAAIVGAGAGELLAETCLAIEMDCDIHDVALTVHAHPTLSESVAFACEIVDGSITDLYMPKKKK encoded by the coding sequence ATGAGCATCTTGGAAATCAGAGTTCCTGATATTGGTGGACACAGTGATGTAAATGTTGCTGAAGTATATGTAAAAATTGGCGATAAAATAAACATTGATGATAATCTGATTATGCTTGAAACAGACAAGGCAACAATGGAAGTCCCTGCAGATAAAGCAGGAACAATAACTGAAGTCCTAGTTAAAGTCGGGTCAAAAATAAATGAAGGTGATGTAATTATTAAAGTCGAAGCTGCTGGTGAGACTAAATCAGCTGATCCTGCTCCGGCAACAAAAGAAGTGCCAGCTAAAGAAATCACAGCTCCACAAGCTGCTACTGCCCCAGCTCCTGTTGCTGGTGAAATTAGCTGTGATGTTGTAGTGCTTGGTGCAGGTCCAGGCGGTTACACTGCTGCGTTCCGCTCAGCTGATCTAGGCTTAAATACAGTATTAATCGAGAAGCACCCTACATTAGGTGGCGTTTGTCTCAATGTTGGTTGTATTCCATCAAAAGCTTTATTGCATGTTGCAAAAGTAATAAATGAAGCAGATGAAATGAGTCATCACGGAGTTTCTTTTGGTAAACCAGCACTTGATATTGATAAGATTCGCGATTTTAAATCTGGTGTAGTCGGCAAATTGACTAAGGGTCTTGATGGATTAGCAAAACAACGTAAAGTTCAGAAGGTTCAGGGGCTAGCGAAATTTACTTCACCATACACCATTGAAGTAGATACCGCAGAAGGTAAAAAAACTGTGCGCTTTAAAAATGCAATCATTGCAGCTGGCTCACATTCTTTCAAAGTACCGGGATTCCCATTCGATGATCCACGAGTGATTGATTCTACCGGAGCATTGACATTAGAAAATATTCCAGAAAGAATGTTGGTTGTCGGTGGTGGTATTATCGGGCTTGAAATGGCAGAGGTATATTCTACACTAGGCAGTAAAATTACTGTAGTTGAACTTGGCGATGGCTTGATCCCAGGTGCTGATCGAGATGTAGTGAAAGTCCTTGAAAATCGAGTTAAAAAACGCTATGAAGCTATTCTTACGAAAACTAAGTGCGCTAAAGTTGAACCAAAAATTGATGGAATCTGGGTTACTTTTGAGGGTCCGGGAGCACCAACGGAGCCTCAGAAATTTGATAAAATTCTTGTTGCAGCGGGACGCAGACCAAATGGAAAAACTATTGGAGCTGAAGCAGCTGGAGTAATTGTACAAGATAATGGCTTTATTCCTGCCGATAAACAACAGCGTACCAACGTTTCTCATATTTATGCAATTGGAGACGTAATTGGTCAACCAATGCTTGCCCATAAAGCCGTTCATGAAGGACGCGTTGCAGCTGAGAACTGCGCGGGTATGAAATCATTCTTTGATGCCAGAGTTATTCCTGGAATTGCTTATACTGATCCTGAAGTGGCATGGGTTGGAGTAACTGAAACTGAGGCGAAAGCTCAGGGGTTAGAAATTGAGGTTGGCAAATTCCCATGGGCTGCATCTGGACGCGCACTTGGTAATGGTCGTGATGATGGTTTTACAAAAATCATTACAGACAAAAATACGCATAAGATAATTGGAGCTGCAATTGTCGGTGCTGGAGCTGGTGAATTATTGGCTGAGACCTGTCTTGCAATTGAAATGGATTGTGATATCCATGATGTTGCCTTGACTGTACATGCTCATCCGACTTTATCCGAGTCAGTAGCCTTTGCTTGTGAGATTGTTGATGGTTCGATAACTGATTTATATATGCCAAAAAAGAAAAAATAA
- a CDS encoding glutamine amidotransferase-related protein, with amino-acid sequence MRDELSVLRYRLALRLPILAVCLGAQMLATALGAKVKMNTRPELGWSRVKILSHPEHDYFRHLEDIEVLHWHQDTFDLPDRAILHASTSICKNQAFTVGNNILGLQFHPEVNARGMERWFIGNAHELDGINNVTLQSLRMQTRQYSPALEKATRRFLSGWLDSWQSDK; translated from the coding sequence ATTCGGGATGAGCTTTCAGTTTTAAGGTATAGACTAGCACTAAGACTACCTATTTTAGCTGTATGTCTGGGTGCACAGATGCTGGCAACTGCATTGGGTGCTAAAGTTAAGATGAATACTCGCCCTGAGTTGGGGTGGAGTAGAGTAAAGATTTTGTCACATCCTGAACATGATTATTTTCGTCATCTTGAAGATATTGAGGTTCTCCATTGGCATCAAGATACGTTTGATTTACCAGATAGAGCTATTTTACACGCTTCAACTAGTATTTGTAAAAATCAAGCTTTTACTGTTGGAAATAATATCCTTGGGCTTCAATTTCACCCTGAAGTAAATGCAAGAGGTATGGAGCGCTGGTTTATTGGTAATGCACATGAATTAGATGGTATTAATAATGTAACTTTGCAAAGCTTAAGGATGCAAACCAGACAGTATTCGCCTGCTTTAGAAAAAGCAACTCGTAGATTTCTGTCGGGATGGTTAGATTCATGGCAATCCGACAAATAA
- a CDS encoding AAA family ATPase, with translation MAIRQISIEGYRSLQKVELELSSQINLITGPNGSGKSNIYKAIRLIAQTPRGRFAESLAKEGGMPSIMWAGERRRANFNKEETRLQLAVETDAFSYSLACGFPPNIPPSMFALDPEIKEEFVWLGQKRRPSTTVLERKQNTAFITDVEGNRQSYPFCLNFSESVLSQLKDPHKYPEIMSLALELSNWRFYHNFNTNEDSIIRYPQVCTRTPVIADDGNDLAAALQTILEIGDEERLHYFIEMAFPGSRLIIRDSYGNANFDVLFEMHGILRPLTIREFSDGTIRYLCLLAALLSPRPPSVMVLNEPEMSLHPELIEPLALLITEASLNSQVIITTHSALLQKYLLQQELEVKIINLYMNKFGTSINSDIDIKKDE, from the coding sequence ATGGCAATCCGACAAATAAGTATTGAGGGGTATCGTTCTCTTCAAAAGGTAGAGCTGGAATTATCTTCACAAATTAATTTGATTACAGGACCAAATGGTTCTGGCAAGAGTAATATTTACAAGGCAATTCGACTAATTGCTCAAACACCTCGAGGACGCTTTGCTGAATCCTTGGCTAAGGAGGGTGGTATGCCATCTATAATGTGGGCAGGTGAGCGACGAAGAGCTAATTTTAACAAGGAAGAAACTAGGCTTCAGCTTGCTGTTGAAACCGATGCTTTTTCATATTCTCTTGCTTGTGGCTTTCCTCCCAATATTCCACCAAGCATGTTTGCTCTCGACCCAGAAATTAAGGAAGAGTTTGTCTGGCTTGGGCAAAAACGTAGACCCTCTACAACAGTCCTTGAGCGTAAGCAAAATACTGCATTTATAACTGATGTGGAAGGAAATAGACAGAGCTACCCATTTTGCCTTAATTTTTCTGAATCAGTTTTATCTCAATTGAAAGATCCACATAAATATCCAGAGATTATGTCTTTGGCATTGGAGTTATCTAACTGGCGTTTTTATCATAATTTTAATACAAATGAAGATTCTATTATTCGTTATCCACAAGTTTGTACCAGAACCCCGGTGATTGCCGATGATGGTAATGATCTTGCTGCAGCATTACAGACAATACTTGAAATTGGAGATGAGGAAAGACTTCATTATTTTATAGAGATGGCATTTCCCGGTTCTAGATTAATTATTCGAGACTCTTATGGAAATGCTAATTTTGATGTATTATTTGAAATGCATGGAATTTTGCGTCCTCTTACAATAAGGGAGTTCTCTGATGGGACAATTCGTTATTTATGTCTTTTAGCTGCATTACTAAGCCCAAGACCGCCAAGTGTTATGGTATTAAATGAACCAGAAATGAGTCTTCATCCGGAATTAATTGAGCCCTTGGCATTATTAATCACTGAAGCCAGCTTAAATTCGCAAGTGATAATTACTACTCATTCTGCACTATTACAAAAATATCTTCTTCAACAAGAACTAGAGGTAAAGATAATAAATCTTTATATGAATAAATTTGGTACGTCAATCAACAGTGATATAGATATAAAAAAAGATGAGTAA
- a CDS encoding outer membrane beta-barrel protein has protein sequence MKKILGLLLGLTAASAFADNGLYVGVGAGLGWNDIASPAMAFRLDGGYQITPGFAIEVGTTGITQSGGAINENVQMYDLSLKGILPLGDMFDLFGQVGGAYQTPGAMSYGSGNLTTNYPINNATSAGWQVLVGGGFDINLTKSVAFNVTDLYYFGSNNALGNSNALLAGMKFAF, from the coding sequence ATGAAAAAGATTTTAGGTTTGTTACTAGGTTTGACGGCAGCTTCAGCTTTCGCTGACAATGGTTTATATGTTGGCGTTGGTGCAGGTTTGGGTTGGAATGATATAGCTTCTCCTGCAATGGCTTTTCGTTTAGATGGTGGCTATCAAATTACTCCAGGTTTTGCAATTGAAGTTGGTACCACAGGGATTACTCAATCTGGTGGTGCTATCAATGAAAATGTTCAGATGTATGATTTATCACTTAAAGGTATTTTACCTCTTGGCGATATGTTTGACTTATTTGGTCAAGTCGGTGGTGCTTACCAAACACCAGGTGCAATGAGTTATGGTTCTGGTAATTTGACAACAAATTACCCTATTAATAATGCTACATCAGCTGGATGGCAAGTATTGGTAGGTGGTGGTTTTGATATCAATCTTACTAAATCTGTAGCATTCAATGTAACTGATCTATACTATTTTGGTTCTAATAATGCTCTTGGAAACTCAAATGCATTGCTTGCTGGTATGAAGTTTGCATTCTAA
- the greA gene encoding transcription elongation factor GreA, which produces MQRIPMTQNGAKLLEEELIRLKGAERSAVIQAIAEARSHGDISENAEYDAAKEKQAFIEARIAEIEAKLSRAEIITPSQLNSDGRVVFGAIIDLLDMESEEEVEYQIVGDDEADIKHKKISVNTPVARSLIGKICGDVVEVKVPNGIKEYEILNIRFE; this is translated from the coding sequence ATGCAACGGATTCCAATGACCCAAAATGGGGCAAAACTACTCGAAGAAGAGTTGATTCGTTTAAAAGGTGCAGAACGAAGTGCTGTTATTCAGGCTATTGCTGAAGCTAGAAGTCATGGCGATATATCCGAGAATGCTGAATATGACGCAGCTAAAGAAAAACAAGCATTTATTGAAGCCAGAATCGCAGAAATTGAAGCAAAATTGTCCAGAGCAGAAATTATTACACCAAGTCAATTAAATAGTGATGGTCGGGTAGTTTTTGGTGCAATAATTGATTTGCTAGACATGGAAAGTGAAGAAGAGGTAGAGTATCAAATAGTTGGTGATGACGAGGCGGATATTAAACACAAAAAAATTTCGGTAAATACCCCTGTAGCAAGAAGCCTAATTGGTAAAATCTGTGGTGATGTAGTTGAGGTAAAAGTTCCAAACGGAATTAAAGAATATGAAATACTAAACATCAGGTTTGAATAG
- a CDS encoding peroxiredoxin: MDCCDTNFYFPQVLVGQEAPDFTAAAVLGSGEIVDNFNFKEATKGKYAVVFFYPLDFTFVCPSELIAFDHRLAEFKSKNVEVIGVSIDSHFTHAAWRNTPVNQGGIGQVGYTLVADIKHEICQSFGVEAAGGVAYRGSFLIDKNGVVRHMVVNDLPLGRNVDEMLRMVDALQFTEEHGEVCPAGWNKGKAGMKASTQGVADYLANHAKDL, from the coding sequence ATGGATTGTTGCGATACAAATTTCTATTTTCCACAAGTTTTAGTGGGTCAAGAAGCACCAGATTTTACTGCAGCTGCAGTTCTTGGTTCTGGAGAGATAGTTGATAATTTTAATTTTAAAGAAGCTACCAAAGGTAAATATGCAGTAGTTTTCTTTTATCCTCTTGATTTTACGTTTGTTTGCCCTTCTGAATTAATCGCGTTTGATCACAGATTGGCTGAATTCAAATCTAAAAATGTTGAAGTAATCGGTGTTTCTATTGACTCACATTTTACTCATGCAGCATGGCGTAATACACCTGTTAACCAGGGTGGTATTGGTCAAGTAGGTTATACACTTGTTGCCGATATCAAACACGAAATTTGCCAGAGTTTTGGGGTTGAAGCAGCTGGTGGCGTTGCATACCGCGGGTCATTCTTGATTGACAAAAATGGTGTTGTACGCCATATGGTTGTAAATGATCTTCCACTAGGGCGTAATGTTGATGAAATGTTGCGTATGGTTGATGCGCTTCAGTTTACCGAAGAGCATGGTGAGGTTTGCCCAGCAGGTTGGAATAAAGGTAAAGCAGGTATGAAAGCATCAACTCAAGGGGTTGCTGATTACCTAGCTAATCATGCAAAAGATCTGTAA
- a CDS encoding Nif3-like dinuclear metal center hexameric protein — protein sequence MHTKELVLKLDQLLSIERYSDYCPNGLQIEGINTSSKIVTGVSICQELIDYAIEKKAHAILVHHGIFWNKSPYPITGIKYQRISKLIKNNINLIAYHLPLDNHAQYGNNAQLGQLLGIKPLFTAGEQGLIWVGELSTEQSITEFIQLYQLQTGHQPLWFGNSEKRINKIAWCTGGADSMFETVLNLGVDLYLTGEVKEPIKHLAEESNTLFVAGGHYVTERYGIKALTKYIQDELLLDAEFIDIYNPI from the coding sequence ATGCATACCAAAGAACTAGTTCTTAAACTGGATCAGTTATTGTCAATTGAACGCTATAGTGACTATTGCCCAAATGGCTTACAGATTGAGGGGATTAATACTAGTTCAAAGATTGTTACTGGTGTTTCTATTTGTCAGGAGTTGATTGACTATGCCATTGAAAAAAAAGCTCATGCAATTCTTGTTCATCACGGGATATTTTGGAATAAGTCTCCTTATCCAATAACTGGAATAAAATATCAAAGAATCTCCAAATTAATCAAAAACAATATAAATCTGATTGCCTATCATTTACCACTAGACAATCATGCACAATATGGTAATAATGCTCAATTGGGACAGCTATTGGGAATTAAACCACTTTTTACTGCTGGCGAGCAGGGGTTAATATGGGTTGGTGAATTATCTACCGAGCAATCTATTACTGAATTTATCCAATTGTACCAGCTACAAACTGGACATCAACCTTTATGGTTTGGCAATTCCGAAAAGAGAATAAATAAAATTGCTTGGTGCACAGGTGGAGCAGACTCAATGTTTGAAACAGTATTAAATCTTGGAGTTGACCTTTATCTTACTGGTGAAGTAAAAGAACCAATAAAACATTTGGCGGAAGAAAGTAATACTTTGTTTGTTGCTGGCGGACACTATGTGACTGAGCGGTATGGTATTAAAGCCTTAACTAAATACATACAAGATGAACTACTACTTGATGCTGAGTTTATAGATATTTATAATCCGATCTAA
- a CDS encoding GNAT family N-acetyltransferase, translated as MIKQMIISKMKRNEIDFAIDWAAKEGWNPGLHDAECFYLADSDGFFVGKIDNQIIAIGSAVAYDENFAFCGLYIVKEEYRGFNYGMDLTLVRLKYLGNRITGIDGVLNMVDKYSQIGYRTVYENARYHLLKTTDYPINPKVIELNQLDFQVIADYDRQYFPAPRNNFLQAWISQSGAIALGFIENGKLLGYGVLRKCIEGAKIGPLFAENEKIAHYLLQALVTKSDVTNIYIDIPEPNSAIKQFITEYNLNQVFATARMYRNGKPELELDKIFGITTFELG; from the coding sequence ATGATTAAGCAAATGATAATTAGTAAAATGAAGCGTAATGAAATTGATTTTGCAATTGATTGGGCAGCCAAAGAAGGATGGAATCCCGGATTACATGATGCTGAATGTTTTTATCTTGCCGACTCAGATGGTTTTTTTGTGGGAAAAATTGATAATCAAATTATAGCCATTGGCTCAGCAGTAGCATATGATGAGAATTTTGCTTTTTGTGGCTTATATATCGTAAAAGAAGAATATCGTGGGTTTAATTACGGTATGGATTTGACGCTTGTCAGACTTAAGTACCTTGGAAATCGAATAACTGGAATTGATGGGGTTTTAAACATGGTAGATAAATATAGCCAAATTGGTTATAGGACAGTTTATGAGAATGCTCGTTATCATCTGCTAAAAACTACTGATTACCCCATCAATCCAAAAGTGATTGAACTGAATCAACTTGATTTTCAAGTGATTGCTGATTATGATCGACAATATTTCCCCGCGCCTAGAAATAATTTTTTACAGGCATGGATTAGTCAGTCAGGTGCAATAGCCCTTGGCTTTATTGAAAATGGTAAATTACTTGGCTATGGTGTATTACGTAAATGTATTGAAGGCGCCAAAATTGGTCCATTATTTGCTGAAAATGAGAAAATCGCCCATTATTTATTGCAAGCACTCGTAACAAAGTCAGATGTTACTAATATCTATATTGATATACCAGAGCCAAATAGTGCAATCAAACAGTTTATCACTGAATATAATCTTAATCAAGTATTTGCAACTGCGAGAATGTATCGAAATGGGAAACCAGAATTAGAACTGGATAAAATATTTGGAATTACAACGTTTGAATTGGGCTAA
- a CDS encoding alpha/beta fold hydrolase, with protein sequence MIKSTQSKLAGLLFGIIQIIMAQDLYSNLININGHQIHYYQTGTRGEPIVLLTGYATTSNFWSKEFISCLATNHKVYLFDYQGINTASTYDVSKLSIKSMASDVNQLVSKLNLKNAQLLGWSMGGAIALEASFQSPNLYQNLILLAPVLPTGGKTKLIQPMPEHAPFKTDSDVLNYVLNNNLYNYQTDNLKYYKSQFIQSKLEEIFPEKLVRDAQGKAMGEWVVNLAVGEQFKIATTPATFYLPTNDTIINQDTALAIAKEYPNGTIIKVKNSGHAIALQTPDTLCTNIKEY encoded by the coding sequence ATGATAAAATCAACACAATCAAAATTAGCGGGACTCCTCTTTGGGATAATTCAAATAATAATGGCTCAAGATTTATATAGCAATTTAATCAACATTAATGGGCATCAAATCCACTACTACCAAACTGGAACTAGAGGTGAACCAATAGTATTATTGACTGGCTATGCCACAACAAGCAACTTCTGGAGCAAAGAGTTTATTAGTTGCCTAGCAACTAATCACAAAGTGTATTTATTCGATTATCAAGGAATAAACACAGCGAGCACGTATGATGTAAGCAAACTTTCAATTAAATCAATGGCTAGTGACGTAAACCAGCTAGTTAGTAAACTTAATCTAAAAAATGCCCAACTTCTTGGTTGGTCAATGGGTGGAGCAATCGCACTAGAAGCAAGCTTTCAATCTCCAAATCTATATCAAAATTTAATTTTACTAGCGCCAGTACTGCCTACAGGTGGGAAAACAAAATTAATTCAACCGATGCCTGAACATGCACCATTTAAAACAGACAGTGATGTTCTAAACTATGTACTTAATAATAATCTATATAATTACCAGACCGATAACCTAAAGTATTATAAGTCACAATTCATTCAAAGTAAACTCGAAGAAATTTTCCCTGAAAAGCTGGTGCGCGATGCTCAAGGTAAAGCAATGGGTGAATGGGTAGTTAATTTGGCTGTGGGAGAACAATTTAAAATTGCAACCACACCTGCCACATTTTATTTGCCAACAAATGACACAATTATTAATCAAGATACTGCACTAGCCATAGCTAAAGAATATCCAAATGGAACCATTATCAAAGTCAAAAATAGCGGTCATGCAATAGCATTACAAACCCCAGATACTTTATGTACAAATATTAAGGAGTATTAA
- a CDS encoding GntR family transcriptional regulator, which yields MTKQITLASNCFNQIRHLIISGQLKPGEKLKGEYLKELLGVGMSPIREALARLANTYLVELKDKTGFRVSSLSIEEVRDGLMAHAKIECLLLKDAINFGTTEWEAQIMASLYSLSKVESNDMLVQYEYWAQLNSEFHNKLLATANSPALWKIRNECEEFKDWLTNLANIGNLNRQIKPSHAEHAALAKLCINRKIDQATELLYRHLTKGIEQITKTLSNNKIIS from the coding sequence ATGACCAAACAAATCACTCTTGCCAGCAACTGTTTTAATCAAATTCGCCATTTGATCATAAGTGGACAATTAAAGCCAGGTGAAAAACTAAAAGGCGAATATCTAAAGGAATTACTTGGAGTCGGGATGAGTCCAATCCGGGAAGCTTTGGCAAGGCTTGCTAATACCTATTTAGTAGAATTAAAAGATAAAACAGGATTCAGGGTTAGTTCCTTATCGATAGAAGAAGTTAGAGACGGTCTTATGGCCCATGCCAAAATTGAATGTTTACTCTTAAAAGATGCTATCAATTTCGGTACTACCGAATGGGAAGCTCAGATAATGGCTAGCTTATATAGCCTATCTAAGGTTGAGAGCAATGATATGCTAGTACAATATGAATACTGGGCACAACTAAATAGTGAATTTCATAATAAACTTTTGGCAACAGCCAACTCACCTGCGCTTTGGAAAATAAGAAATGAATGTGAGGAATTTAAAGACTGGCTAACTAACCTAGCTAATATTGGAAATTTAAATCGGCAAATTAAGCCAAGCCATGCCGAACATGCAGCTCTTGCCAAATTATGTATTAACCGAAAAATAGATCAGGCAACTGAATTATTATATCGACATTTGACTAAAGGGATTGAACAGATTACAAAAACTCTATCCAATAACAAGATTATCAGTTAG
- the bioB gene encoding biotin synthase BioB has protein sequence MKKLKDEITLVYTKPLLELVATAYKIHSENFAADIEMCKLISVKTGGCPEDCGYCAQSIKYSTAVENNPLLPLEIVRSKIEEAKANGASRVCLGAGYRSPNQRVLDTVIEYVKLIKESGLEACATLGGLSEIQAQELKQAGLDYYNHNIDTSPEYYSEVITTRSFNDRLATIENVAKAGLKVCCGGIIGMGESRADRISFIAALLNMPALPDSIPVNCLVPVDGTPLASKANLDKIELIRLIATLRIYFPLTRIRLSAGRNKLSDAEQAFCFMAGANSIFCGEKLLTTPNISQSKDQLLFAKLGLNNASTSVE, from the coding sequence ATGAAAAAATTAAAAGATGAAATAACTCTAGTCTATACTAAGCCATTACTTGAACTGGTAGCTACAGCCTATAAAATTCATAGTGAAAATTTTGCTGCTGATATCGAAATGTGTAAATTGATAAGCGTCAAAACTGGTGGTTGTCCGGAAGATTGCGGTTATTGTGCGCAAAGCATCAAATATTCAACGGCAGTCGAAAATAACCCACTATTACCATTGGAAATAGTTAGAAGCAAGATTGAAGAGGCAAAAGCTAATGGTGCTAGCCGGGTTTGCCTTGGGGCGGGTTATCGGAGTCCGAATCAGCGCGTGCTTGATACAGTTATTGAATACGTAAAGCTTATTAAGGAAAGTGGGCTTGAAGCTTGTGCTACTCTTGGTGGGCTTAGTGAGATTCAGGCGCAAGAACTGAAACAAGCAGGGCTTGACTATTATAATCATAATATCGATACTTCACCAGAGTATTATTCTGAAGTGATTACTACCCGAAGCTTTAATGATCGTTTGGCGACCATAGAGAATGTTGCTAAAGCCGGGCTTAAAGTTTGTTGTGGTGGGATAATCGGCATGGGCGAATCGCGCGCAGATCGAATTAGCTTTATTGCTGCATTATTAAATATGCCTGCGTTACCCGATTCGATTCCGGTAAATTGTTTGGTCCCAGTTGATGGTACGCCATTAGCTTCCAAAGCAAATCTTGATAAGATTGAGCTAATTCGCCTGATTGCTACGCTTAGAATTTACTTTCCGCTAACCCGAATCCGTTTATCTGCTGGGCGCAATAAACTTTCTGATGCTGAGCAGGCATTTTGTTTTATGGCTGGTGCTAATTCAATTTTCTGTGGCGAGAAATTGTTGACTACCCCAAATATTAGCCAGAGTAAAGACCAGCTGCTTTTTGCCAAACTTGGGTTAAATAATGCTAGCACCAGCGTGGAATAG
- a CDS encoding aminotransferase class I/II-fold pyridoxal phosphate-dependent enzyme, producing MLAPAWNRQIDEAINKLPLIRNRYPRSGSSSSKVIVREGQSYHNFISNDYLGLSTHPELKQAFKIACDDYGIGSTGAASLSGYTEAQYILEQNLAQWLQLEDVLVMNSGFSLNSSLYKSLSNANTMIWLDKNCHASHIDGVLASKSRFARFDGNNITDLRSKISRLPDLLHLVISEGVFSMDGSSDYLAGLIQLRKDFQDQLLLVVDDAHGVGVIGKNGFGQIEKIGFLPKDIDLYIGTLGKTFASHGGFIGGNKWIIEYLRQSIRAQIYTTCLPPAIHAASNAALTIIKSGEGFKLRQQLLANIDFFKAQVKNLNIQLMYRDINYSPIQLIDGYSLAQLSYLAKYLQDKKILAGFIRYPTVAKNSPRIRLSLLATHTYDDISNLCYEIQQGLSYVS from the coding sequence ATGCTAGCACCAGCGTGGAATAGACAGATAGACGAGGCAATCAATAAATTGCCATTGATTCGTAACCGTTATCCACGTAGCGGTTCAAGCTCTAGTAAAGTTATAGTTCGCGAAGGGCAAAGCTATCATAATTTTATTAGCAATGATTATCTTGGTTTAAGTACGCATCCAGAATTAAAGCAAGCATTCAAAATAGCTTGTGATGATTATGGTATTGGGAGTACTGGTGCCGCTAGCCTTAGTGGTTATACTGAAGCTCAATATATTCTAGAACAGAATCTCGCGCAATGGCTGCAATTGGAAGATGTTTTAGTTATGAATAGTGGCTTTAGCCTGAATAGTTCATTATATAAGTCATTGTCTAATGCTAATACGATGATCTGGCTTGATAAAAATTGTCATGCTTCCCATATTGATGGTGTACTTGCTAGTAAATCACGTTTTGCACGCTTTGATGGCAATAATATTACTGATTTACGGAGTAAAATTTCTAGGTTGCCGGATTTACTTCATTTGGTGATTAGTGAGGGTGTCTTTAGTATGGATGGTAGCTCAGACTATTTGGCGGGATTGATTCAACTTCGGAAAGACTTTCAAGATCAGCTGCTTTTAGTGGTCGATGATGCACATGGGGTTGGTGTTATTGGTAAAAATGGTTTTGGGCAGATTGAGAAAATAGGTTTTTTACCAAAAGATATTGATTTATACATTGGGACATTAGGTAAAACTTTTGCTTCACATGGGGGATTTATTGGTGGAAATAAATGGATTATTGAGTATCTCCGGCAAAGTATTCGTGCCCAGATTTATACTACTTGCTTGCCTCCGGCTATTCATGCTGCAAGTAATGCAGCACTTACTATCATAAAGAGTGGAGAAGGGTTTAAATTACGCCAGCAATTATTGGCAAATATTGATTTTTTCAAAGCCCAAGTAAAAAATCTGAATATCCAATTAATGTATCGTGACATAAATTATTCGCCAATCCAATTGATCGATGGCTATTCACTTGCGCAATTATCTTATCTGGCAAAGTATTTGCAGGATAAAAAGATTCTTGCTGGATTTATCCGTTATCCGACAGTAGCAAAAAATAGTCCACGTATCCGACTATCTTTACTTGCTACTCATACTTACGATGATATATCTAACTTATGTTATGAAATACAGCAAGGCTTGTCATATGTCAGCTAA